The following coding sequences lie in one Synergistaceae bacterium genomic window:
- a CDS encoding PHP domain-containing protein has translation MNKFVHLHVHTEYSLLDGAIRTKQLAKKVASWF, from the coding sequence ATGAATAAATTTGTGCATTTACACGTTCACACAGAATACAGCTTACTCGACGGCGCAATCAGGACAAAGCAGCTCGCTAAAAAAGTTGCTTCATGGTTT